The Streptomyces sp. NBC_00569 genomic sequence TGCACAACGATTCCTCGGATACGTCGCGGGCCGTGCCCATCCGGCAGCCACACCGTGCCGAGCGGCAGACGAGGGGACAGGGGCGGTCGCGCTCGCCCCGGCAATCAGCGTCTGATCCGTACCGGACGGCAGCGACGCGGCATCCGGCCGGGACGGGACGGCCATTGATATCTGCAGGAGTCTTGGCCCAGAAGGCCAGGTCGGCAGAGAATGGCCCGCATGAGCTGGCACGCAGTCCCCTCTGGCCCCCCGGCGTCATGGCCGACCCAGTTGTTCGGACGGGACCGCGAGCTCGCCGATGCCCGTGGCCTGATGGCGTCCAGTCGCCTCGTGACGCTCACCGGCCCCGGTGGTGTCGGCAAGACCTCCCTTGCCGCCGCGATGGCCGGCACGCTCGAGCGGGCGTTCAAGGACGGGGTCTGGTTCGTGGAGCTGGGTGCTCAGCGCAGCTCGGAGACCGTCGCCGAATGGGTGGCCACCGGCCTCGGGCTGAGCACGGCACCCGTCGAGGATGCCGAGGAGCAGCTCCGTCGGCATCTGACCGGCCGGTCGGCTCTGCTGGTCCTGGACAACTGCGAGCACGTACTGCCCGGTTGCCAGCGCCTGGTGGCCAGGCTTCTCGGCGCCTGCGACGAGTTGCGCGTGCTGACGACCAGCCGGGAGCCGTTGCGGTTGCGGGGCGAACGCGCCGTCGTCGTCCGTCCGCTGCCCGTACCGCCGGTCGGCGGGGAGAGTACCGTGGGCGAACTGCGCGCGTTTCCGGCCGTCGCTCTGCTCGAGGCCCGGGCCAAGTCCGTCAACGACCAGTTCGAGATCACCGAGCGGGAGCTGCCGTCGGTGGTGGAACTGGTGGCCCGCCTGGACGGTATGCCGCTGGCCATCGAGCTGGCTGCGGCGAGGTTGAGGTCGCTGTCGATCCGCGAACTGCTCGACCGCATCAACGACCGGTTTACGCTCCTCAACCGCGGCGACCCGACCGCCTCGCCGCACCACCGCTCGCTCGACGCCATGGTGCGGTGGAGTTACGACCTGTGTACACCGCAGGAGCAGAGGTTGTGGACCCGGCTGGCAGCCTTCACCGGGAGCCCCGACCTCGCCAGCATCCAAGCGGTGTGCGGGTTTCCGCCGCTGGAAGCCACCGAGCTGCTCGACGCACTCGACGGGCTGGTCGCCAAATCGATCCTCCTGCCCGAAATCCGGAACGGGGAAATGCGCTACCGGCTCCTGGAGACCCTGCGGGAGTTCGCCCTGGTGCACGGTCGGCCGAGCGAGGACCACGACCGTGCCCGCCGTGCTCACGTCGATCACTACCGATCCTGGGCCACCCGGACCGCACAGAGCTTCTTCGGACCCGACCAGACCGAGTCTCTCGAGCGACTGGCATCGGACTTCGCCAATCTTGAACTGGCCTTCGAGGGCTCGCTCGGGGAACCGGGCCGTACGCGCGAAGCGCTCCAGCTCGCTTCCAGCCTCAGCGTCTACTGGATCACCGGCCACCTGCGTGAGGGCCGTCGTTGGCTGGCGCAGGCACTTCAGGCGGACACCGCGCCTTCCGTCGAGCGCGGCAACGCACTCTGGGTGGCCGCCGCCGTAGCGGCACTCCACGGAGAACTGCCCCTGGCCAAGGAGCACCTCCTCGCCGCCGGCGACATCGTACGGTCGACCGGCGACCCCCGACTGACGGCTCACGTCGCCACTTGGAGCGGCCAAGTAGCCCTGACCTCAGGCGACTTGCCGATAGCCCGGCATGCCTTCGAAACCGCACGGGTGGGCCATGCAGATCTCGCCGACCCGGAGGGGCTGCTGATGACGCTCTTCCTGCGCGCATTCCTCAAGAGCGCAGAGGGTGACCAAGAAGGCGCCGCGGAGTCGTGCCGCGAGGCCATCGACCGCAGCGAAGACCTCGGCGAGACCTGGGGCCGCTCCTACGCCGTGTGGGTCCTTGCCTATGACGCCTGGACACGCCATGACCTGGCCGCGGCCGAGGAGTGGGCCAAGCAGAGCCTGGAACTCAAGCTCGCCTTCCGGGACGACGTCGGCACAGCGCTCGTCATCAACCTGATGGCCGGCATCGCCCTGGAAAGGGGCGAGGCCACGAAGGCGGCCCAACTCCTCGGCGGCGTCGAAGCCCTGTGGTCCCGGCTCGACACCAGGACCGCGGCTTTCGGTCCCGTACTCGGCTCCCAGTACAAAGCGATCGAGAGCACCGTCGAGGAAAAGCTCGGCCATGCCACCTTTCAGCGCCTGTACGAGGAGGGGCGCCGCCTCGACCCGGACGGGCGAACAAGGCTGGCGCTCGACCACATCACCGAGCCTGACAAGGACCGAAGCGAAGCCGCTCCCGCACCCGACCTGCTCACCGCTCGGGAGAAGGAGGTCGCGTCGTACTTGGCTGATGGCCTCAGCAACCGTGCGATCGCCGCCGCGTTGGTGATCTCCCCGCGTACGGCCGAGGTTCACGTGGAGCACATTCTCGCCAAGCTCGAGGTCCGCTCACGGGCCGAGGCCGGCATGTGGGCTGCCCGGACGCTCGGAGGGTCACCGCACGCCTGACGGCGCGGAAGGTGCGAGGACAATGTCGAACCTCACCCGTGTCCAGTCTCCGTCCAGCAGACGGCCGTCGGGCGCCGGTGTGCCGGCCGGCTGCCTTACGAACTCCTTGACCAGCGACTCCTTCACGCCGAAGACCGCGTCCGAGGCGAGCAACCCGTCCCCGCGCACGAAGATATGAGTCACCAGCCGACGGGCACCCGGCGCGGTCACCATGAAGTGCAGGTGCGACGCGCGCATGGGTGACCGGCCGGCGGCCGCCAGCATCCGGCCTACCGGACCGTCGTGCGGAATCGGATACGGCGTGGGCGTGACCGCCCAGAAGCGGTAGGTGCCGTCCTTGTCTGTGGACAGCTGGGCCCTTCCTGCCCGGTGGTCCTCGGCGTACTGCACATCGTAGAACCCGTCGTCATCGGCCTCCCACACGTCGAGGCGCGCGTCCGAAACGGGATTGCCTTCCGCGTCGGTGACAGTGCCCTCCACCCAGCACGGCTGTCCTTTGGCGCCGAAGGTGATGTCACCCCCGTTGTCGATGCGCGGCGCGTCCTCGACGAAGAACGGCCCAAAGACGGTGGCCTCAGTGGCATTGCCGTGCGCTTCGTTGTTCATGGCGATGGTCTGCATCGATGCGCCGAGCACGTCGGACAGCAGGACGAACTCCTGCCGTGTGGCGTCGGTGATGTGTCCCACGGCGGTCAGGAAGTCGATGCCCGACTGCCACTCCGCCTCGGTGAGCCGGACCTCGCGCAAGAAGCCGTGCAGATGCCGTACGAGCGAACGCAGTACCTGGTCAAGCCGAGGGTCCTGGCACCCGTCGAAGGAGCGCAGCACACGCTCGACGAGTTCGTCCTCGCGGGTCCGCTGTTCGTCGGAGATGTCAGGGGAGAACGTCATGGCAGATCGCATTCCTTATGCCGATGTCGTGGAGTCGGGGACCGGAGCGCGCCGGGACACGGCCGGTACTGACTGCGGCACCGACGTGTGCCAGTGCGGCGTCCCACGCCACCCCGTCCGTCAGCATCGCGCGCACCTCGTCGAAGAGGTACTGGTGCTCAAAGGCAAGGGCGCCGTGCAGAACGTTCTCGCGGCCGAACAGAGCGACCTCGCCCTCGCCCGTCCGCTGGGTGACGACCCGCTCGTCCCCATTGAGGAACCCGGTGAGTTGAATGCGCACTCCGTGTTGGTAGGAGCGCCGGTACGGAATGCCGGCATACGAATCGGGGGCTCCGCGGGTGATCGACCGCGCGGCGTTGAGGCCTGCGATGCGGCCCTGGTCGGCGGCGTTCGTCCATTGCTCGCCCCGCATGCGGGTGCCGTAGCGAGGGTTGGACCAACGGGCGGCGTCCCCGGCCGCAAAGACATGGTTGTACGCCTGTAGCCCCGCGTCGCAGACGATGCCGTCCCGGAGAGCAAGTCCGGACGACTCCAGCCATTCAGTTGCGGGCCGGTGCCCATCGGCGATGACGATCACGTCGGCCGGCACCAGCGTCCCGCTGCTCAGCCGCAGGCGTCGGCGCAGGCCGTCCTTGACGACCTCGACGACTCCGTCACCGAAGCAGGGCGCGACTCCGGCCCGATGGTGCAGCGCGGCATAAGAGTTCACCGCGACGGCGCCGAAACGTCCCATCGGCTCGGGCGAGCCATCGACAAGCGACACCGTGCGGCCCGCGCGCCGGAGCCGCGACGCCGTCTCGCCACCGGCCAGTCCCGCTCCGATGACGGCGACGGCCAGGGAGGGGTCGGCCAGCACGGCGCGCAACGCCGACACTTCTTCGCGTTGCCCGACCGTGTAGACCCGTGACTCTTCGGTGAGGAGTGCCGGGATCGTGGGTGCGCAGCCGCAGGCGATGACCAGCGCACGGTAGGAGACGCTGCCGTTTCCGACCAGAATCCGCTGGTTGGCGAGGTCGAGTTCGCTCGCCCGGGCTCCCAACCGAAGGTCCACGCCCTGGCTGCCGAGCTGACTCAAGGCACGCAGTGTGGTCGAGTCGAGGTCGGTCGGGCCGGTGAGTCCCGTCCTGTCAGCCAGCGGCAGGTTGTAGCGGGGCCGTACACGTTCACCGATCACCATGACCGAGAGCCCTCGGCCCATCTTCGCGACCGCATGAGCCGCGTGCAGCCCGGCCACGGAGGCGCCCACGACGACGATGTCCCGGGACAGAGCCCCGGACACCTCAGCCATCTGCCTCACACCTCCGCGGCGCGGTCAGGGCCCCTTCATCATGGGCATTGCGGGAGTCGGGCACGGTTCTCCTCCGGTGAGCGAGCGAGGTAGACCAATCGTGCGCTGACGGACTCGCGATGTGAATCACCGGAAACTTCCGTCGCTTCATGCACCTGCTGCATAGGTACAGGTAACGGATCCGACGGACATCCCGGCGGGTAACGCCCCGATCACGAAGCCGAGTTGCTCCCTATGCCTGGCTGGCCGCGACGGCTTACGTTCCCCGCGAAAACCAGCCGCGTGACGTGAGTTGAGTGTCCGTTGCGGCTCCGAAGAATCTGTCCTGCCTTCCGGGCCCTCTGCGTGCCGCTCTCTGTGGTCGCGCCATGACTGCCGCGACCTTGGAAGAGGAACTGTGTGCACCGTCCCGGGAAGATCCCAGACGGCCGGGGCAACCCGGCGTTCGCTGCTCATCGGCGGGGCTGCCGTCAGCGCAGGTAGTGTTTTCGCCGCCGGCCCGGCAGTCGCTCAGGCTGATCCCCGTTCTGCATCGGACCACCGAACACGACTTGTCCTTCTGGGCACGGGAGGCGGTCCGACCTGGTGGGGAGGCCGCTCCCCGCGGATGGGGACCGCCTCTGCGGTGGCCGTGGGAGACCGGTACTACCTTGTTGATGCGGGATCAGGTGTCGGCGGACGACTGCACGATTCCGGGCTCGGGGAACCGGGTGTCCTCGATACGCTCGCCGCGGTCTTCCTCACCCACCTCCACTCCGACCACGTCGTCGACTTGAACAACCTGCTGTCCTTCGGGGCCTTCAACGGCCTGGAGAGTTCCGGCCGTTCAGTGCCGGTGTGGGCCCC encodes the following:
- a CDS encoding MBL fold metallo-hydrolase translates to MGTASAVAVGDRYYLVDAGSGVGGRLHDSGLGEPGVLDTLAAVFLTHLHSDHVVDLNNLLSFGAFNGLESSGRSVPVWAPATEVPCPRCTVNRTHRNQSPRTIPHRAPARCSS
- a CDS encoding intradiol ring-cleavage dioxygenase, encoding MTFSPDISDEQRTREDELVERVLRSFDGCQDPRLDQVLRSLVRHLHGFLREVRLTEAEWQSGIDFLTAVGHITDATRQEFVLLSDVLGASMQTIAMNNEAHGNATEATVFGPFFVEDAPRIDNGGDITFGAKGQPCWVEGTVTDAEGNPVSDARLDVWEADDDGFYDVQYAEDHRAGRAQLSTDKDGTYRFWAVTPTPYPIPHDGPVGRMLAAAGRSPMRASHLHFMVTAPGARRLVTHIFVRGDGLLASDAVFGVKESLVKEFVRQPAGTPAPDGRLLDGDWTRVRFDIVLAPSAPSGVR
- a CDS encoding ATP-binding protein, whose product is MSWHAVPSGPPASWPTQLFGRDRELADARGLMASSRLVTLTGPGGVGKTSLAAAMAGTLERAFKDGVWFVELGAQRSSETVAEWVATGLGLSTAPVEDAEEQLRRHLTGRSALLVLDNCEHVLPGCQRLVARLLGACDELRVLTTSREPLRLRGERAVVVRPLPVPPVGGESTVGELRAFPAVALLEARAKSVNDQFEITERELPSVVELVARLDGMPLAIELAAARLRSLSIRELLDRINDRFTLLNRGDPTASPHHRSLDAMVRWSYDLCTPQEQRLWTRLAAFTGSPDLASIQAVCGFPPLEATELLDALDGLVAKSILLPEIRNGEMRYRLLETLREFALVHGRPSEDHDRARRAHVDHYRSWATRTAQSFFGPDQTESLERLASDFANLELAFEGSLGEPGRTREALQLASSLSVYWITGHLREGRRWLAQALQADTAPSVERGNALWVAAAVAALHGELPLAKEHLLAAGDIVRSTGDPRLTAHVATWSGQVALTSGDLPIARHAFETARVGHADLADPEGLLMTLFLRAFLKSAEGDQEGAAESCREAIDRSEDLGETWGRSYAVWVLAYDAWTRHDLAAAEEWAKQSLELKLAFRDDVGTALVINLMAGIALERGEATKAAQLLGGVEALWSRLDTRTAAFGPVLGSQYKAIESTVEEKLGHATFQRLYEEGRRLDPDGRTRLALDHITEPDKDRSEAAPAPDLLTAREKEVASYLADGLSNRAIAAALVISPRTAEVHVEHILAKLEVRSRAEAGMWAARTLGGSPHA
- a CDS encoding NAD(P)/FAD-dependent oxidoreductase; this encodes MAEVSGALSRDIVVVGASVAGLHAAHAVAKMGRGLSVMVIGERVRPRYNLPLADRTGLTGPTDLDSTTLRALSQLGSQGVDLRLGARASELDLANQRILVGNGSVSYRALVIACGCAPTIPALLTEESRVYTVGQREEVSALRAVLADPSLAVAVIGAGLAGGETASRLRRAGRTVSLVDGSPEPMGRFGAVAVNSYAALHHRAGVAPCFGDGVVEVVKDGLRRRLRLSSGTLVPADVIVIADGHRPATEWLESSGLALRDGIVCDAGLQAYNHVFAAGDAARWSNPRYGTRMRGEQWTNAADQGRIAGLNAARSITRGAPDSYAGIPYRRSYQHGVRIQLTGFLNGDERVVTQRTGEGEVALFGRENVLHGALAFEHQYLFDEVRAMLTDGVAWDAALAHVGAAVSTGRVPARSGPRLHDIGIRNAICHDVLP